From the genome of Kaistella daneshvariae, one region includes:
- the pyk gene encoding pyruvate kinase, which translates to MIKYLKKTKIIATLGPASSDKETMIELVKAGVDVFRINFSHADYAIVKKNIETIREINRELGYSVGILGDLQGPKLRVGVVKEGSYLNPGDILTFTNEKMEGDSTKVYMTYQQFPKDVKVGERILIDDGKLVLQVIETNEVDTVRAKTIQGGPLSSKKGVNLPNTNVSLPALTEKDIEDANFMLDMEVDWIALSFVRHAQDIIDLKEIIQNHPTNKQKTPIIAKIEKPEGVRNIEQILMECDGLMVARGDLGVEVPMEEVPAIQKNLVAIARNYAKPVIIATQMMETMINSLTPTRAEVNDVANSVLDGADAVMLSGETSVGKYPVDVVRNMAKIVKNIEQTHFYRTKNSPIEHDFDCIDERFITNRICLAAVRIAKTTNVEAIVTLTHSGYTAFQISAHRPNSNIVVFSSNKRVITMLNLLWGVRAFHYDMQKSTDETITQVNMLAHTNGFVQKGDFVINLNATPAYVDGKTNTLRLTTI; encoded by the coding sequence ATGATTAAATATCTAAAAAAAACCAAAATCATTGCAACGCTCGGCCCTGCATCTTCCGATAAGGAAACAATGATTGAGCTGGTAAAAGCCGGTGTAGATGTGTTCCGCATCAATTTTTCGCACGCCGATTATGCCATTGTAAAGAAAAATATAGAAACCATTCGCGAAATTAACAGGGAACTGGGTTATTCCGTAGGAATTTTGGGTGATTTACAGGGACCAAAACTGCGCGTTGGCGTGGTTAAAGAAGGTTCTTACCTAAACCCTGGCGACATCCTTACATTTACCAATGAAAAAATGGAGGGCGACTCGACGAAAGTTTACATGACGTATCAGCAGTTCCCGAAAGATGTTAAAGTTGGTGAAAGAATCTTGATCGATGATGGAAAACTGGTTTTACAGGTTATCGAAACCAACGAGGTGGACACTGTTCGTGCTAAAACCATTCAGGGTGGACCGCTGAGCTCTAAAAAAGGTGTAAACCTACCAAACACCAATGTTTCTTTGCCGGCATTGACCGAAAAAGATATTGAAGATGCCAACTTCATGCTGGATATGGAAGTTGACTGGATTGCCTTGTCTTTCGTAAGACACGCGCAGGATATTATTGATTTAAAGGAAATCATACAAAATCACCCGACCAACAAGCAAAAAACTCCGATTATCGCGAAAATCGAAAAGCCCGAAGGCGTTCGGAATATCGAGCAGATTTTAATGGAGTGCGACGGATTAATGGTGGCGCGTGGAGATTTGGGTGTTGAGGTGCCGATGGAAGAAGTTCCGGCCATTCAGAAAAATTTGGTTGCTATAGCACGGAATTATGCGAAACCTGTCATCATTGCAACACAGATGATGGAAACGATGATCAACAGTTTAACACCTACCAGAGCGGAAGTAAACGACGTTGCGAACTCGGTTTTGGATGGCGCTGATGCAGTAATGCTTTCCGGTGAAACTTCCGTAGGGAAATATCCGGTTGATGTGGTGAGAAATATGGCGAAAATCGTAAAAAATATTGAGCAAACGCATTTTTACAGAACGAAAAATTCACCAATCGAGCACGATTTCGACTGTATCGACGAGCGTTTTATTACCAACAGGATTTGTTTGGCAGCCGTGAGAATCGCAAAAACCACAAACGTAGAAGCGATTGTTACTTTAACGCATTCCGGTTATACCGCGTTTCAGATTTCAGCGCACAGACCGAATTCAAACATTGTGGTTTTCAGTTCTAACAAACGTGTGATTACGATGCTGAATCTGCTTTGGGGCGTGCGGGCTTTCCATTACGATATGCAGAAATCTACCGACGAAACCATTACCCAGGTGAATATGCTGGCGCATACCAACGGTTTTGTACAGAAAGGTGATTTTGTGATCAACCTCAACGCAACACCGGCTTACGTAGACGGTAAAACAAACACGTTGAGATTAACTACGATTTAA
- a CDS encoding IPExxxVDY family protein, protein MKAQKIILDIDHEDEITIGLVRLAKDVPDYELFYHLNSLNPFSFKRIDDLLVRGNVSDYYFPRFRAFHNTTQVCVYFISNRASQVIQTKTSHELFSGDEDYGFLLKNFQDVNYIIKTSEQIDDFSVILLPENLMFQIQNYHLSPDEELYQLIQYYD, encoded by the coding sequence TTGAAAGCCCAAAAGATCATCCTTGATATTGACCATGAAGATGAAATTACAATCGGCTTGGTTCGTCTCGCTAAGGACGTTCCGGATTATGAACTTTTTTACCATCTGAATTCGCTGAATCCTTTCAGCTTTAAACGCATTGACGATTTGCTGGTTCGCGGCAATGTTTCCGATTATTATTTTCCACGCTTTCGGGCTTTTCACAATACCACGCAGGTTTGCGTTTACTTTATTTCCAACCGTGCATCGCAGGTCATACAGACCAAAACTTCACACGAATTGTTTTCCGGTGACGAAGATTACGGGTTTTTGCTGAAAAATTTCCAGGATGTGAACTATATCATCAAGACATCGGAGCAGATTGATGATTTTTCAGTAATTTTGCTCCCTGAAAATCTGATGTTCCAAATTCAGAATTATCATTTAAGCCCTGATGAAGAGCTTTACCAATTAATTCAATATTATGATTAA
- the rnc gene encoding ribonuclease III has protein sequence MELQKYLPKFLAKRKKNLSEKDYHLSNEITKIIGCSIQNIDLYREAFSLKSSTKFKQHNYERLEFLGDSVLGTIISCHLFATYPHANEGYLTQMKSKIVNRKNLNKLGTELGLPTFLQNDSHTTLSENLAGNLFESLIGALYLDLEYDTCRRIVLERLLTPSEINKLENKIVSYKGLLLEWSQKKKLSIRYDTTEEIQPNKNLVFRTYVWLEDENICNATETSKKKAEEKAAQRAFYILNKKQCIIESPKDHP, from the coding sequence ATGGAGTTACAGAAGTATCTTCCTAAATTCCTGGCCAAAAGAAAAAAAAACCTTTCGGAAAAAGACTATCATCTAAGCAATGAAATAACCAAGATTATCGGTTGTTCCATTCAAAATATCGATCTTTATCGCGAAGCTTTTTCATTAAAATCATCTACCAAATTTAAGCAGCACAACTATGAACGCCTGGAGTTTTTAGGCGATTCTGTTTTGGGTACTATTATTTCCTGTCATTTATTTGCTACTTATCCTCACGCGAACGAAGGCTATTTAACGCAGATGAAATCTAAGATTGTGAACCGGAAAAACCTGAACAAGTTAGGGACAGAACTGGGTTTACCTACTTTTTTACAAAACGATTCGCATACCACTTTAAGTGAAAATCTCGCCGGAAATCTTTTTGAATCGCTGATCGGCGCCCTTTACCTGGATTTAGAATACGACACCTGCAGAAGAATTGTTTTGGAACGTTTGCTTACGCCATCAGAAATCAACAAACTTGAAAATAAAATCGTAAGTTACAAAGGTTTGCTGCTGGAATGGAGCCAGAAAAAGAAACTGAGCATACGCTACGATACCACAGAGGAAATTCAGCCCAATAAAAATCTTGTTTTTCGAACGTATGTGTGGCTGGAAGACGAAAACATCTGCAATGCCACGGAAACCTCCAAGAAAAAAGCTGAAGAAAAAGCAGCACAACGCGCCTTCTATATTTTAAATAAAAAACAGTGCATCATTGAAAGCCCAAAAGATCATCCTTGA
- the fabF gene encoding beta-ketoacyl-ACP synthase II translates to MELKRVVVTGFGAITPVGKNAKDFWESLVKGESGAAPITLFDARNFKTKFACEVKNFDPLEHFDKKEAKKMDRNTQLGLVAAREAVAHSRIMEGELDKNRVGVIWGSGIGGLETFEQEVLGWANTEIPRFNPFFIPKMIADITGGQISIEYGFHGPNYTTVSACASSANAIIDSKMLIQLGKADVIVCGGSEAAVTASGVGGFNAMMALSTRNDDPKTASRPFDKDRDGFVLGEGAGTIILEEYEHAVKRGATIYAELKGGGMSADAYHMTAPHPEGLGAYLVMKNCLEDAGISAEEVDHINMHGTSTPLGDIAESNAISKLLGEHAFDIQINSTKSMTGHLLGAAGVVEAIAAIHTIIHNVVPPTINHFTDDEKIDSRLNFTFHHAVEKEVKVAMSNTFGFGGHNACVLFTKI, encoded by the coding sequence ATGGAATTAAAAAGAGTAGTTGTTACCGGATTCGGCGCTATTACACCTGTAGGAAAAAATGCCAAAGATTTCTGGGAAAGCCTTGTGAAAGGTGAGAGCGGTGCTGCTCCTATTACTCTTTTTGATGCCCGTAATTTTAAAACCAAATTCGCGTGCGAAGTAAAAAACTTTGATCCACTAGAGCATTTCGATAAGAAAGAAGCCAAGAAAATGGATAGAAACACGCAGCTGGGTCTTGTTGCCGCGCGGGAAGCTGTGGCACATTCCCGAATTATGGAAGGCGAACTTGATAAAAACCGAGTTGGCGTAATCTGGGGCTCCGGAATTGGCGGTCTTGAAACTTTCGAACAGGAAGTGCTGGGCTGGGCAAACACTGAAATTCCGCGTTTCAACCCGTTTTTTATTCCAAAAATGATTGCCGATATCACCGGTGGTCAAATCTCAATTGAATACGGTTTCCACGGACCAAACTACACTACAGTTTCTGCATGTGCTTCTTCCGCAAACGCGATCATCGATTCTAAAATGCTCATTCAGCTTGGCAAAGCAGACGTTATTGTTTGTGGCGGTTCTGAAGCTGCTGTTACGGCGAGCGGCGTAGGCGGATTTAATGCCATGATGGCGCTTTCCACCCGAAATGACGATCCAAAAACAGCTTCAAGACCATTCGATAAAGACCGTGATGGTTTTGTACTGGGAGAAGGAGCCGGAACGATTATTTTAGAAGAATACGAGCATGCGGTGAAACGTGGCGCAACTATTTATGCTGAACTTAAAGGCGGCGGAATGAGCGCGGATGCTTATCACATGACAGCTCCGCATCCTGAAGGCCTGGGCGCTTATCTGGTAATGAAAAATTGCCTGGAAGATGCCGGAATAAGTGCAGAGGAAGTGGACCACATCAACATGCACGGCACATCTACGCCATTGGGAGATATTGCGGAATCCAATGCCATCTCCAAACTTTTAGGTGAACATGCGTTTGACATTCAAATCAATTCCACAAAATCAATGACCGGTCACCTTTTAGGTGCTGCGGGAGTTGTGGAAGCTATTGCCGCAATCCATACCATCATCCACAATGTTGTTCCACCAACGATCAACCATTTTACTGATGATGAAAAAATTGACAGCCGACTGAACTTTACTTTCCACCACGCGGTAGAAAAAGAGGTGAAAGTTGCCATGAGCAACACTTTCGGTTTTGGCGGGCATAATGCATGCGTACTTTTCACTAAAATCTAA
- a CDS encoding acyl carrier protein, with protein sequence MSDIASRVKAIIADKLDVEETEVTPEASFTNDLGADSLDTVELIMEFEKEFNIQIPDDQAEKITTVGHAIAYIEEVVNK encoded by the coding sequence ATGTCAGACATTGCATCAAGAGTAAAAGCGATTATCGCTGATAAACTCGACGTTGAAGAAACAGAAGTAACTCCAGAAGCTAGCTTTACTAATGATTTAGGAGCTGATTCTTTGGACACTGTAGAATTAATCATGGAATTCGAAAAAGAATTTAACATTCAGATTCCTGATGATCAAGCAGAAAAAATTACCACGGTAGGACACGCTATTGCTTACATTGAAGAAGTAGTGAACAAATAA
- the hutG gene encoding formimidoylglutamase → MIWQGRFDGEEPLYHRVFQRVTEESSYKNINANDFVLHGFAVDEGVKRNKGREGAKNAPDILRKNTANFPIVNPHFALKDFGNIFCEDDDLEKSQKNLAEAVKKTLEQKGKSLVFGGGHEVMFAHFSGIKAAFPQKKIGIINFDAHFDNREIDEHIGATSGTGFWQIAQQEKLHSLHIGIQRNSNTLKLFDTAHQSGMKYILAEELFFENLPVLYPKIEEFIAGVDVVYITICMDVFNAAIAPGVSATAYNGIFADAAFMHLYKHIFHSDKVIALDVAEVNPNFDEGEKTARLAASLVNEWFMATSF, encoded by the coding sequence ATGATTTGGCAAGGACGTTTCGACGGTGAAGAACCACTCTATCACCGCGTTTTTCAGCGTGTGACCGAAGAAAGCAGTTATAAAAACATTAATGCAAATGATTTTGTGCTGCACGGTTTTGCGGTGGATGAAGGTGTGAAAAGAAATAAAGGCCGCGAAGGTGCGAAAAATGCTCCCGATATTCTGCGAAAAAATACCGCGAATTTCCCAATCGTGAATCCGCATTTTGCGCTGAAAGATTTCGGAAATATTTTCTGCGAAGACGATGATTTAGAAAAATCTCAAAAAAACCTCGCTGAAGCCGTTAAAAAAACGCTGGAACAGAAAGGAAAATCTTTGGTTTTTGGTGGCGGCCATGAAGTGATGTTCGCTCATTTTTCCGGAATTAAAGCTGCTTTTCCACAGAAAAAAATTGGCATCATCAATTTTGATGCGCATTTTGACAATCGGGAAATCGACGAACATATCGGTGCAACTTCCGGAACGGGATTTTGGCAAATTGCGCAGCAGGAAAAACTTCATTCATTACATATAGGGATTCAACGGAATTCAAATACTTTAAAGTTATTCGATACCGCGCATCAAAGCGGAATGAAATATATTTTAGCCGAAGAGCTGTTTTTCGAAAATTTGCCCGTTTTGTACCCAAAAATTGAAGAATTCATCGCCGGAGTTGATGTGGTTTATATCACCATCTGCATGGATGTTTTCAATGCGGCCATTGCGCCGGGCGTTTCTGCCACAGCCTATAACGGCATTTTTGCAGACGCCGCCTTCATGCATCTTTACAAGCATATTTTTCATTCAGATAAAGTTATTGCGCTGGACGTAGCTGAAGTGAACCCAAATTTCGATGAAGGTGAAAAAACCGCGCGGCTCGCAGCATCGTTGGTGAATGAATGGTTTATGGCGACTTCATTTTAA
- the paaA gene encoding 1,2-phenylacetyl-CoA epoxidase subunit PaaA, translating to MNQDKFLEYVQAENKVEPKDVMPDDYRKLLVRQISQHAHSEIVGMLPEANWISRAPTLRRKMALLAKIQDEAGHGLYLYAATETLNNGEIAADRDSTYNDMLSGKAKYSSIFNYPALSWADIGAIGWLVDGAAIMNQVMLMGNSYGPYSRAMVRICKEESFHQRQGYEILMTLCRGTKEQKDLAQEALNRFWWPALMMFGPNDADSPNSQKSMNYRVKRESNDALRQRFVDVTVSQAEFLGLKIPDKDLKWNEETQHYDFGELPWDEFMEVLKGNGPCNKKRLETKRKAQREHSWVKEAAMAYAEKHVSV from the coding sequence ATGAATCAAGATAAATTTTTAGAATACGTACAGGCAGAAAATAAAGTTGAGCCAAAAGACGTGATGCCGGATGATTACAGAAAGCTGCTCGTTCGGCAGATTTCTCAGCATGCACACTCTGAAATTGTGGGAATGTTGCCGGAAGCCAACTGGATTTCACGCGCGCCGACACTCCGCCGCAAAATGGCACTTTTAGCAAAAATTCAGGATGAAGCGGGTCACGGTTTGTATTTATATGCCGCCACAGAAACTTTGAATAACGGTGAAATTGCGGCAGACCGCGATTCTACCTACAACGATATGCTTTCCGGAAAAGCGAAATATTCCAGTATCTTCAATTATCCGGCGTTGAGCTGGGCAGATATTGGCGCGATCGGCTGGTTGGTAGACGGCGCTGCGATTATGAATCAGGTAATGCTGATGGGAAATTCTTACGGTCCCTACTCGCGCGCCATGGTGAGAATCTGTAAAGAAGAATCTTTTCACCAAAGACAAGGTTATGAAATCCTGATGACCCTTTGCCGCGGCACGAAAGAACAGAAAGATTTGGCACAGGAAGCTTTGAACCGTTTCTGGTGGCCGGCATTAATGATGTTTGGTCCGAACGATGCCGATTCGCCAAATTCCCAAAAATCCATGAATTACCGCGTAAAAAGAGAAAGCAACGATGCACTTCGACAACGATTTGTGGACGTAACGGTTTCTCAGGCAGAATTTTTAGGTCTGAAAATTCCGGACAAAGATTTGAAATGGAATGAAGAAACACAGCATTACGATTTTGGCGAATTACCATGGGATGAATTTATGGAAGTTCTGAAAGGAAACGGCCCATGTAATAAAAAGCGTTTGGAAACTAAAAGAAAAGCGCAACGCGAACATTCCTGGGTAAAAGAAGCCGCGATGGCCTACGCTGAAAAGCATGTTTCGGTTTAA
- a CDS encoding FAD-binding oxidoreductase, with product MILLFLMQHFHQLKTTKVTRETNDCVHITFEIPENLRHEFSFKQGQYLNVRFVFEGEDLRRSYSIINAPSEKSNELEILVKHLENGKVSTFLNQELKVGDVIEVLPPAGHFYTHYHASNQKTYVGLAAGSGISPVLSNIKEALFQEPLSSAYLFFSNRSFNDIIFKKEIDELVEKFQGRLKVIFLLSREKHSEDELFEGRISAEKLDLLFQRFDEIPVQESTYFICGPSEMIKGVSDYLKKDRKVPSLQIMYEYYVAPDQEGNADMSEEFKAIPNLESMVTLIIDDDEYSFHLNSKKKSILDQALDEKLPVPFACKGGVCCTCKAQVMEGEVFMEKNFALTEDEVERGFVLTCQCHPTTNVVMLNYDV from the coding sequence GTGATTTTATTATTCCTTATGCAACATTTTCACCAGCTTAAAACAACTAAAGTTACACGCGAAACCAACGATTGCGTACACATCACCTTTGAAATCCCCGAAAATCTTCGCCATGAATTTTCCTTTAAACAAGGGCAATATCTAAATGTACGATTTGTTTTTGAGGGTGAAGATTTGCGCCGCAGCTATTCGATCATCAACGCGCCAAGCGAAAAAAGTAACGAGCTGGAAATTTTGGTGAAACATTTGGAAAACGGTAAAGTTTCCACTTTCCTCAACCAGGAATTAAAAGTTGGCGATGTTATCGAAGTTTTACCACCAGCCGGGCACTTTTACACGCATTATCATGCTTCCAACCAGAAAACCTATGTGGGTTTAGCGGCAGGAAGTGGTATTTCGCCCGTTCTTTCCAATATTAAGGAAGCGCTTTTTCAGGAACCCTTAAGTTCAGCATATTTATTTTTTAGTAACAGAAGTTTCAATGATATCATCTTTAAAAAAGAGATCGATGAGCTGGTAGAAAAATTTCAGGGGCGTTTGAAGGTAATTTTTCTGCTTTCGCGGGAGAAGCATTCTGAAGACGAACTTTTTGAAGGTAGAATTTCGGCGGAAAAGCTGGATCTTTTATTCCAAAGATTTGATGAAATTCCCGTGCAGGAATCCACTTATTTTATTTGCGGACCTTCGGAAATGATTAAAGGAGTTTCTGATTATCTGAAAAAAGACAGAAAAGTTCCATCCTTGCAGATTATGTACGAATATTATGTGGCGCCCGACCAGGAAGGTAATGCAGATATGAGTGAGGAATTTAAAGCAATTCCGAATCTGGAAAGTATGGTCACCTTAATCATCGATGATGATGAATATTCTTTCCACCTGAATTCAAAGAAAAAAAGCATTCTGGACCAGGCTTTGGACGAGAAACTTCCCGTACCGTTTGCGTGCAAAGGCGGCGTTTGCTGTACCTGCAAAGCGCAAGTGATGGAAGGTGAAGTATTTATGGAGAAAAACTTTGCGCTGACCGAAGATGAAGTGGAGCGCGGTTTTGTACTGACGTGCCAATGTCACCCAACCACCAACGTGGTGATGTTGAACTACGACGTTTAA
- the abc-f gene encoding ribosomal protection-like ABC-F family protein, with protein sequence MISVQNLGLHHSGNYLFQNVNFTIKKDDKIGLVGKNGAGKSTLLKMITGEINFYEGSIVPEGNVTMGFLKQDLDFVKGRTVWDETMQAFEQINAMKNELDDVNEQLATRTDYESDYYENLIHKMTELNDLLMHFDAYNLEGDVEKVLLGLGFKADDFQKITDEFSGGWRMRIELAKLLLQKNDLMLLDEPTNHLDMESIIWLENFLKDYPGAIVLVSHDKQFMTSVCNRTFDINNKKVDDYKANYTKYLELSKERKEKLIQAKKNQDVEIKQMEDNINRFRASATKSSFAQSLIKKLDKIDRIEIDNDDVSKFNIRFVQSVVPGKVVFEAKNLGKAYGNKQIFDNVDFYVERGARIALLGQNGQGKTTLAKILAGEITDYSGEWNLGHNVNIGYFAQNQEEVLTPNKTVLEEAEDSATEETRPRVRDLLGSFLFQGDDVQKKTKVLSGGERNRLALCKLLLRPFNTLIMDEPTNHLDIQSKEIIKLALQKFEGTLIVISHDREFLQGLSDKIFEFRDGRMKEFLGDINEYLEFRQKESIREVSAEKSKLQELRHEPAPKVVEKPVEKKVEIVTKDQKNLQNKIKKVEEKISELELKIEEMEKTLTSENPSPETLEIYNNKKAELDLALEEWEYLGTQLG encoded by the coding sequence ATGATTTCGGTTCAAAATTTAGGTCTTCATCATTCAGGCAATTACCTTTTCCAAAACGTCAATTTTACCATCAAAAAAGATGATAAAATCGGTTTGGTGGGGAAAAACGGTGCAGGAAAATCCACCTTGCTGAAAATGATTACCGGCGAAATTAATTTCTACGAAGGCTCCATCGTTCCGGAAGGAAATGTGACTATGGGTTTTCTGAAACAGGATCTTGATTTCGTGAAAGGCAGAACCGTTTGGGACGAAACCATGCAGGCTTTTGAGCAGATTAATGCCATGAAAAATGAGCTGGATGACGTAAATGAGCAACTCGCCACCCGCACCGATTACGAAAGCGATTATTACGAAAACCTCATCCATAAAATGACGGAACTTAATGATCTTCTAATGCATTTCGACGCGTATAATTTGGAAGGTGATGTGGAGAAAGTGCTTTTAGGTCTCGGTTTTAAGGCGGATGATTTCCAAAAAATCACCGATGAATTTTCCGGCGGCTGGCGTATGCGGATTGAACTTGCAAAACTGCTTTTACAGAAAAACGATTTGATGTTGCTGGATGAGCCTACCAATCACCTCGATATGGAATCCATCATCTGGCTGGAAAATTTCCTAAAGGATTATCCCGGCGCAATTGTGCTGGTGAGCCACGATAAGCAGTTTATGACTTCTGTCTGCAACCGTACTTTCGACATCAACAACAAAAAAGTGGATGATTACAAAGCAAATTACACGAAATATCTGGAGCTGAGCAAAGAGCGGAAAGAAAAACTCATTCAGGCGAAGAAAAACCAGGACGTGGAAATCAAGCAGATGGAAGACAACATCAACCGTTTCCGCGCTTCCGCGACCAAATCTTCTTTCGCGCAGTCTTTGATTAAAAAACTCGATAAAATTGACCGCATCGAAATTGATAACGACGACGTTTCCAAATTCAACATCCGTTTCGTGCAGTCTGTAGTTCCCGGAAAAGTTGTCTTCGAAGCGAAAAATCTAGGTAAAGCGTACGGTAACAAACAGATTTTTGACAATGTAGACTTCTATGTGGAACGCGGTGCACGAATTGCGCTTTTGGGTCAGAACGGACAGGGAAAAACGACTTTAGCAAAAATTTTGGCAGGAGAAATAACCGATTATTCCGGTGAATGGAATCTGGGTCACAATGTAAATATTGGTTATTTCGCGCAAAATCAGGAAGAAGTGTTAACACCGAACAAAACCGTTTTGGAAGAAGCAGAGGATTCTGCGACCGAAGAAACGCGACCGCGCGTGCGCGATTTGCTCGGAAGTTTCCTTTTCCAGGGTGATGATGTACAGAAAAAGACCAAAGTGCTTTCCGGTGGTGAAAGAAACCGTTTGGCTTTGTGTAAACTTTTGTTGCGTCCTTTCAACACGTTAATCATGGATGAGCCGACGAATCACCTCGATATTCAATCAAAGGAAATTATCAAGCTCGCGTTGCAGAAATTTGAAGGAACCTTAATCGTGATTTCCCACGATCGTGAATTTTTACAGGGATTAAGTGACAAAATTTTCGAATTCCGCGATGGCAGAATGAAAGAGTTTTTAGGAGATATTAATGAATATCTGGAATTCCGTCAGAAAGAAAGCATCCGTGAAGTTTCTGCAGAAAAATCTAAACTTCAGGAACTGCGCCATGAGCCGGCACCGAAAGTTGTGGAAAAGCCGGTAGAAAAAAAGGTGGAAATCGTTACCAAAGACCAAAAAAACCTTCAAAATAAGATTAAAAAAGTGGAGGAAAAAATTTCCGAACTCGAACTGAAAATCGAAGAAATGGAAAAAACGCTTACCTCCGAAAATCCTTCGCCGGAAACTTTGGAAATTTACAATAATAAAAAAGCGGAACTGGATTTGGCTTTGGAAGAATGGGAATATCTGGGAACGCAGCTGGGTTAA
- a CDS encoding hydroxymethylglutaryl-CoA reductase, degradative has product MNHQPVEGFSKLSKQRKIDWLIKEYLNEDRSYEQILQQYWNGDHTLQKLHEEFSENTISNFYMPYGIAPNFLIDGKLLALPMAVEESSVVAAASKAAKFWIDKGGFKTTIINTKKLGHTHFMMNVEPHKMLHFFNFKLKKKLFEATEDITKNMRNRGGGILNIRLIDKTADLEDYFQLRASFDTVDSMGANFINSCLEQFGKTLKEEVEKDEDFTPEEKNSLQIVMNILSNYTPDCIVRAEVSCRIEDLKDDSGISNEEFATKFKRAVTIAEIEPYRATTHNKGIMNGVDAVVIATGNDFRATEACAHAYASKDGKYSSLTHCTIDNGVFRFWIDLPISVGVVGGLTNLHPLVKFSLALLGKPSAQELMSILAVSGLAQNFGALRSLVTTGIQKGHMKMHLFNILNQLGATEAEKEHFVNYFKNRTVTHHEVITEFNNLRNK; this is encoded by the coding sequence ATGAATCACCAACCCGTTGAAGGCTTTTCTAAACTTTCAAAACAAAGAAAAATAGATTGGCTCATCAAAGAATATCTAAATGAAGACCGTAGTTACGAGCAGATTCTTCAGCAATATTGGAACGGCGATCACACTTTACAAAAGCTTCACGAAGAATTTTCCGAAAACACAATTTCCAACTTTTACATGCCTTACGGAATCGCGCCGAATTTCCTCATCGACGGGAAATTACTCGCTTTGCCGATGGCTGTAGAAGAAAGCTCCGTGGTTGCGGCCGCCTCAAAAGCGGCAAAATTCTGGATCGATAAAGGTGGTTTTAAAACGACCATCATCAATACCAAAAAGCTCGGCCATACGCATTTTATGATGAATGTGGAACCGCATAAAATGCTGCATTTCTTCAATTTTAAGTTGAAGAAAAAACTTTTTGAAGCGACGGAAGACATCACAAAAAATATGCGCAACCGTGGCGGCGGAATTTTAAATATTCGCCTCATCGATAAAACCGCCGATTTGGAAGATTATTTTCAGCTGCGTGCAAGTTTTGATACCGTGGATTCCATGGGAGCGAATTTTATTAATTCCTGCTTAGAACAGTTTGGAAAAACGCTGAAAGAAGAGGTTGAGAAAGACGAAGATTTTACACCGGAAGAAAAAAATTCACTGCAGATTGTGATGAATATTCTGTCCAATTACACCCCGGACTGTATCGTACGTGCTGAGGTTTCCTGTAGAATTGAAGATTTAAAAGACGACAGCGGAATTTCCAATGAAGAGTTTGCTACGAAATTTAAACGTGCGGTGACGATTGCGGAAATTGAACCATATCGCGCCACAACGCACAACAAAGGAATTATGAACGGCGTGGATGCCGTGGTAATTGCCACCGGAAATGATTTCCGCGCGACAGAAGCCTGCGCACACGCGTACGCTTCCAAAGACGGAAAATATTCCAGCTTGACGCATTGCACCATTGATAACGGAGTTTTCCGGTTTTGGATCGATTTACCGATTTCTGTGGGTGTTGTCGGCGGTTTAACCAATCTTCATCCGCTCGTTAAATTTTCTTTAGCACTTCTTGGAAAGCCCTCAGCGCAGGAGCTCATGAGCATTTTAGCGGTTTCCGGTTTGGCGCAAAATTTCGGTGCGCTGCGTTCTTTGGTAACGACCGGAATCCAGAAAGGTCACATGAAAATGCACCTTTTCAATATTTTAAATCAGCTTGGCGCGACCGAAGCTGAAAAAGAGCATTTCGTGAATTATTTTAAAAACAGAACCGTTACGCACCACGAAGTGATTACGGAATTTAATAATTTGAGAAATAAATAA